A window of Miscanthus floridulus cultivar M001 chromosome 12, ASM1932011v1, whole genome shotgun sequence genomic DNA:
GGAGATCACGACCCCAGACAAGCTTGTAAGGGCCAGGCGGCGGCGACCGCAACGGTCGATTAGGTAGATTCCAACAATGGTTCCAGCAGCATTCATGGCAGCGACGATGAGGGAAAGAAGCAAGGCCAGCctgttggaagagaaaccggcCATCTGAACTATTGTGGGACTGTAATACATGACGGTGTTGATCCCAGTAAATTGCTGGAAGGCCTGCATGGTTTGATGAGCCTAAATTAGAAAAGGTGGCACCCAGTTGCCTGCTCGGTGCATCAACTGAATCTAGATACAGAACTTGTAGCGAAATGGAATATCTGCTTCACTGACAACTGAAAGAAAATAGAGCATGACTAAAACAGTAAGCCAGAGAGGCTGAACATACCTGAAGACCAGCCCCAGCAAAGAAAGCTAGCCTCAATTCTTTCAACTTGAAGACATCCAAATAGCTTCCAGTATTGTTGGACTGGAATTCATGCATGGAGGATGAAGCAAGcagctccacctcttcctccaaACGATCAGAGTCGTAGATCTTCTCGAGGACAGCAATAGCTTTTGCCTTCTCATCCTGGGATAAAAAACTAAGTTAAGAATAGGATATATCATATCAAAGGAGACAATGCATAACTGGACCAAAAGGCAATAACCTTCCAGTAAAGCCAACGGGGAGATTCTGGCAGAAAAAGCATCAGCACAAACTGTACAATGGCAGGGACAGCAGCAACACCAAGCATCCAGCGCCATGTTCCAGGAACCTGTTCCATGTAGCATGCATATTAGTAATTAATACAACAAAGTAGTACAGCTTAGGAGTAACTCCGGCGGAAGTCTCTTGACAAAAGAGGTTGGCATTCCCCTTTTCTTTTCCCTTTAACAGAAACATTTTATTTTACTTAATTATAGTGACCAGATCACATTATATATGCCACTTAAAGTGGCAAAGCATAATAGTGTCCAATATAAGAGTTCTATTCCTCTTGGCCATTGTTCTGAAATCTTAATGTTTCACATCAAATTTCCAGTACAATAAAACCCATGCAAATCAAATTTGTCATCAATTTTAATCATAAACATGTAGGAATTCATGAACAGAGAGTGGAATAGAAAATCACTATTGTGCCAGGCTTTTGCTATTGGTCAAGAACAGTAGAGGATGAGAGCCAAGCAGTGCTAAAATGTGCATTTGACAGGAATGCAAACCAAAGAAGCAGCTACTTCAGCGAACTCTCAAGAGCAGAGAGATCAAGCATTCCACCAACATCAAAGTTGGTACGCACCAAGCAATGCCTCTTCAGTAATACATCCGTTGCTGCTGGCAGGGGAAGGCCGACTCTTAGTTCATTGACAGTAAAGAGTGTTACGCAATTAACTAGAACCAACAAGGATGTTAGAGCcatgtaaaaatatatatatgaaaaaaaaGAACACAAACTTTTCAATGTCACTGATGCTGAAAATATTTCTCATGAGATGCAGCTTTTCTTCATAGTTCTCATGAGATTGTATGCGATGCAGTCACATTTACTAATCAAGATAGATAGATCTTTCAATTCAACTGAAACAAAACATAGTTGCTTTGAGCTTTACATATAAGATGCAAGATCCCCTAATTTCTAGTTGTCTAAGTGAGAGGGGCTTAGGCTGAGAACAATTTCAAGGGTCCTAAGTGGAGATTGAGTATTACCTCAGTAAAGCCGAGATTGATAAGATAGGAGAAGAATTGGCCTCCGGTAATCATGAGTACATTAGTTGACACCAAACCTCCCCTGATTTCTGAAGGAGCAGCTTCAGCAATGTACACCGGTGCCGTGACTGATGCAACACCCACACCCAAACCAACAAGGAGCCTTCCGATAATTAGAATGTAAGGACCAGAAGCAGCGCACATGACAAGTGAGCCAAGAGCAAACATCATATCAGCAAGAAGAGTAGACTTCTTGCGACCGTATGCATCATTGATCCAACCACCCCCAGCAGCTCCAAGCATAGCTCCGACTAAGGCCATGCTAACAATCGTTTCCTGAGGAAGAAACCAAACCCAGACACTCAGTACATGCACAGAGTGTGCCATATTGAGACAACTAGTTATCAGCAGACTAGACTGAACCTGTAAGAAGTAATTGTCCCTGACCGCTGGAAAATCATCGCGGATATACAGAAGGGCTCCAGATATGACACCTGACAAGTGAAATTTCTCAGCTACAGGTGCAAAATTATATTGGTATTTCAGTCGAATTTCATAAGCCCTAAGAAAAAGGGGCGTTGGGGAAAAAAACGCATGCAAATATTAACTTCAGGTCCTGTGCAAAAGTACCATTGCACAACAGCCGAAAGGAGTGCAAATTATTCTGCACGATGTCTGATTTTCATAATGTGTTGAATTCAATGCATCAGACTCAATCTATCATAATAACTAAAGAAAAGACTAAAGCATCAAATTCAATCGAATAATCCTAGAAAAGACTCCCTTCCATTTTTTTCATATCAAATGACCCAAAATCAAGCCCTACTCCTAACCAGCCAGAAAGCTGCCATATCCTACAATTAGAACTTTAGGATTTCTAGCAAGAGGGGCCCCTGAGAGCCGCTAATGCCATCGATTGCTCAAGCATAAGTTGTATATACCTGTATCGTAGCCAAAGAGGAATCCACCAATTCCTGCAGCGCCCGTGAGCGCAAGCACGTAGGGGTTGCTGAAGAACTTCATGTCCCTCTTCCTCGCAGCGTTCAGGAGCCCGGAGCTCCCGGGCATGGACATGTCGATCGTCATTCCGGCTCCGGCCAAGCCGAATCTCAATCAAACCACCAAAACTTCCCCCGAAATCCAATTCCCCCGCCCCGGCCCGCCCCTACCTCGCAGGGGGGCGAATCAGGCAAGCGACCCCAAATCGCTCAAAATCCAATCTTTATCCAGCAAGATGTAAGCTCCCCCCACTCCGAAATCAAAAGCAATGGAACGGCGGAACCGCCGGCCCGAAACGAGGACACGCTGGATTATGGGAGAAAATTCTGGAACCGGCTCGGAACCAGGGTGGAGATTGCAGAGACTTTTGGACCGAGGAGAGACCAGTATGTGAAGCAACGACGCCCGTCTTAAATAGGAGGATTTTGTTCATACGGCTGGGTACAGGGTAGTAGTAGGTGGGTGGATATGCGAGCTGTTCGCTTGGCCGTATTTTTGTAGAGATATTTTTTTCTCCAAGCAATACCATCGGCCGATCGGGGGAGAGGCAAGCTTGCAAGTCTGCAATGATTTCAAGTATCCTTTGTCATCCCTCAATCAACCTGGACTTGAAAAATTGCGGTGATTTCCCTCCGTGAAAATCGGAGGAGGGCAGATTGCTCAATCAACTTCCACCTTGGTTAGTTgacgaatttttttttttgaaatggtattgatgtgacagaaaatcttaAAAATTTTTGTAAAATTTTAAAAACTAAACAGCACCTTTGAGCATGGTTTGCTCGTGCGTATATATGCTGGTAAAAATAAGGGGTAGTGCATTAAACCGAGTAAAACTTGCGGGCACACGAGCATGCTAATTCCTCTTCCTCGCTTGGCCCTTGCCTGAACCTTTCATTCGATGGTGGTAATAATTTACTACGCAGTGAATTAGCTAAAAATATGCAatttctatacctattaatttcTTTAAACACTATATATAAAAATCATGGTCTTAATAAATAGTTTCTATAGAATATTTTTTTATTCAATcgtatatattctttctctattCTCTACCAATCACATTCCTTCATCACCTTGTTCGCTTCGGTTTGTTTGGTTTATAAACCAtacttttcagtcaacgaacaatatttttctctcacatcaaatcagccaaaagtactttcagtcatggcttatcagtcaaacaagccAAAACGAATTGGACGCATGTTTTGGACCTCGTGTAGATATGGTTTCTAACTTAAACCCGATTTCTATGATTTTTACTCTTTTTTTAATAACTACCTTGCCACGTTTTTAAAATGTTTAGATGATAGTACAATTaaggggctcttgcgtttgtacccttgttttgtatcgaaattgtgattttgcccctgtttttttgactttgtgaatttacccctactgtgccattcacgaagcaccagtttgcccctgctccgtcatccacccctaacggtgttaaactttgtacaaaaggacatgaatgcccatgcgattttgcccctgtttgttatgcctaattgtgattttaccctgatttagaattatacttttttattgtatgctgacaattgattaaatttggtcaaacatatttgACACAACTTAcaattatttgaactcagatttaatattaataaatattcaaaattttgggaccaaAAGGTTTATAATGATGACAGATGTAACGCCATAAGAAATATTTCGATATAATCTTTTGTGTGGGACAAAAAATCTTCAATTTATAAGAACGCATGTAGAACATCGGTTAACAAACTGTATAAGTAGATGCATGCACTGATAACCTTAGTGCCTTACCACATAGGAATGTCATAAGTACATGTTTTTTCAGCAAAAATAACTACCATACAAGTTGGTTCATGTAACACTACAAGCCCTAAAACCACACAGAAGTATTTCTTTCCTTCTGCAATGCTGGCCATAAGATGTAAACTGAAAAAAATGGAATATTCCTGCTGCATGTTGCTGTCGTCCGACCCCGCAGTCCAGCCTGACGCCGGACGCCCTGACCAGCCGCACGTGGGCCAGCGGCCAGGCGCAGGCGCGCAGCGCAACTAGCCACCCGCTGCCGGCCGCCCAACGCGGCACCGCGCCGCAGCGGCCCGCCGGCCTCCGAGATTTGGAAGGACGAGGACCGGATGAGAGCCGCCGCCTGCCACGGTACGCAGGTATAAAATGATTTTACCAGTCTTCAACCAGTATTATAGCTCCATTGAAAGAAATTGTTTGCACGGGAAGCAAAGGAAATCAGAAAGCGATGGAAAAGATACTAAAAGTGATTGGACGCGAAGGATCACAGACAAAAAATACTTAAGAATCAAGCATGAAATAGTTCTTATCCAATGTGAATAGCCCACTATAAAAGCACTAAGATTAATTGCAGATTATAGGCCAGCACAACAGAAAACCTGGGAAGCAAAGGACAAATCTATCCAGTACAGAAATCCAGGGAGGATGCCCTTACCACTTTTGAAGATGAAGCAGATGATTCGGTTTCATATATTTGCCTCCCTGAGGTGCTTGGCGTATCATCTTCGGTAGCATCTTCAGGCTTGGAATGCCTTAGCGTTGCAAAGCTGCAATTCTGTGACACAGAGCAAGAATATCAAACGGTCAGCTTCAATCAAGTAAGATCCATCTGCCAATGTCTACAAGTAAGAGGCTGGTAGAAAAGTGTGTGTACATGTCCATGCAGCTTATGGAATGCAGAAGGAAATTACTTACTATAGGCAGTAAAAGGTATCAAACACCGGGAACAATGGACAAAATCAAAGGACTGTGCTGGAAAAGGAAGACGGCGTGTGCCCAACATCAAAAGAAATGCTGGAATTCCTCTCTCCAAGGCAAATTGTATTTGAGACTTATGCGAATCTCTTGGTGCAAATGAAAGTGTCATGATATTCTCCTTAAGCAAAAATCCACCTAAGCTGGCAACCTTCAGAGAGGAAAAGATCATTATGCCCGAATTTCCTTAAAAGTAAACCGAGAGCCTTCCCAAGTTTAGATTAACATATTACCCCGCATCCCATATCAAGACCTGTCCTGACGACACCAGTTTTCAGTGGAACATACTGGCTAAGCTTTTCAATATATTGTTCAGCTCCGTCAGGGAACATAGTCCCACCACCAGGAAAAATGAAGTGCGAACCTTCATGCTTCATCCACCCTTGATGACCTTTTCTTTCAGCAATCTTACCATAAGGCATGTTATCATGCCAGATCTGAAAGGTGAGCAATAACCATGGTCAACAAATATCAATCGAACAGATGAAAATTTAATCTGCATCCTAGGATAAACACATGAAACAAAAACACCCACTAATTGACAGAACTGAAATTACCTAAGTGATTATGTGCCCCCAGTGTAAGGTCATATTACCATCGCAATACCAAACATTCTGATACCTAGGCTATCATGTACACTAAGACGAATGTCTGATCACTTGCTTTCCTACAAACTGTCACCACAACTGAGAGCACGTATTTCACCTCCTACATCCTACcctaaaaataaacaaaaataatcCAGAAAACACAATTCATAAGTGCATGCCAGGAAGTCCATTTCTGACATGTATAGAATCAGAAAACCATGAGCGTTGACTACTGGCAGCTAGATGCAGAAGTCAATCATACACTAGCACGAAGCTACAACTACAAAACCAAGCCAGTCTAAGCTTCGCTGAACGAATCAGGCTCTACAATGCACATAACTCAAACCTAAATAGACATCTAGCGGCAGATGCCTCAGATCAAACCAAGTTCTATGCTAGCATCCGAGCCTCCAAAGAGTGACGTAATTAACCAGCGATAAGTTCTGAGTGTCAAAGGCCAATGCCGACAACATGCACCTTGTGGAGGCTCTCGGGCCAGGGCACGGGAACGCGGTAGCCTCGGGGCGGCGGCACAAGGCACGCGATCGCCTCGCCACGAGCCGGGCAGTGGCGCTCGCGGTAGTAGTTCATCtcgcggctgaggcgggagctgCGTCGCGGGTCCTCGCAGGGGAGGAGGTCCACCTCCGAGACGGCGCACGGCGgcaccgcgccgccgctgccgccggcgcgGGCGACGGAGGCGGCGGTTAGGACGGGGTCCCCGCGGCGCAGCGTGAAGACGAGCGCGAGGAAGACGACCACGGCGATGAGGAAGACCCCCCAGACGACGTCGAGGAACGACCACTGCCATCCGCTTGAACCGCTGCCCTTCACCCGCTGTAGCCACCGCGGGCTCCATCGCCGTCACCTGAGCTGCCACTCAACCAGCAGACCAGTTAAGCGCGAATCAGCACTAGTTCAGCGCAACCAACACGCATCAACCGACCGAAGAAATTCCCACCCGGAGCACGGGAGCTCTCCAACCCGGAGCTCAGGATATCGCGCGCGCGGCCCAGATCCGGGCGAGGGAGGCGTGCCGGAGAAGCGACGGAGCTCAGGATCTCGCGCCGATGCGGGGTTgccggagcgccatgaccggcgggCGAGGTCGCCGAGGGCCGCCGTCGCGTGGGCGCGGGGTTGCTGGAGCGCCGTGGCCGGCGGGCGCAGGGGCGCGCGGCCGCGACGGTGCTCGGCCGCCGGTCTTCTGTCCGCACGGAGCTTTCGCGTCAGTCGCGAGCGGATAGCAATGAATGAAGAGAACGAGCGGATAAGAACGAAGAGGAAGGGGCATTTCAGTCATTTCGCATTTGATTTtatgtgttttgttttttttttaattgttTAATCAGTCTCTAAATAACGGACATCCAAACCAGGGGCAAACGGCTCCTTCGTTTCAAaataacaggggtaaaatcacaaagttaaaaaaacaggggtaaaatcacaattgaaccTCTGAACAGGGGCAAAAACACCATTTTCCCTACAATTAATGTCTGTACAAATTACGGTGATCGGAGAGCGGCCTTATTGCGATGACAGTTCGTTGGGTCCTCACGGCAGCTCACCTGGTACCCGTTTGTACGTGCTTTTGGCGTGTCAGGACTCAGAAGTTTCTATGCGAAAGAAAACACTACCTGCTGGAAGTCTAGAACCATCTTGATGGACGGATGCGCCCCATTTGCCCTCGTCAGATGGACGAGCCAGCGACGGGCAAGTGCCAGCAAGGCAGCAGCCAACCGGCACGAACCCCGTAGTCCTTCCTTTTGTCTCGCGTCACCGTCATCCAACCTCCTGTTGGTTCGTGCGCCGTCGGTCATCGCCTCATCGACAGTTTGATGTGTTGGTTCGTGCGCCATCGGTCGTGTTCGCCAGTTGGCCAGCTGGCTCTAAATTGGAAGCGAGGCACTGGTATAGAAATATCGTTCGTTTGGCCGTGGctcgtcgtaaatgatcgtaaatttttaatcgaaatattatttttctcttacataaatcagccagcagtacttcttcacaaaccagcaacgatacgaaccagccaaccgaacaggctgagaaGCATCAGCAATCATTGGCCTCGTATCATTATCCGTTTCAAGTATTGTCGAGTCTATTTGGACGACCTGG
This region includes:
- the LOC136496398 gene encoding inositol transporter 1-like; amino-acid sequence: MTIDMSMPGSSGLLNAARKRDMKFFSNPYVLALTGAAGIGGFLFGYDTGVISGALLYIRDDFPAVRDNYFLQETIVSMALVGAMLGAAGGGWINDAYGRKKSTLLADMMFALGSLVMCAASGPYILIIGRLLVGLGVGVASVTAPVYIAEAAPSEIRGGLVSTNVLMITGGQFFSYLINLGFTEVPGTWRWMLGVAAVPAIVQFVLMLFLPESPRWLYWKDEKAKAIAVLEKIYDSDRLEEEVELLASSSMHEFQSNNTGSYLDVFKLKELRLAFFAGAGLQAFQQFTGINTVMYYSPTIVQMAGFSSNRLALLLSLIVAAMNAAGTIVGIYLIDRCGRRRLALTSLSGVVISLVILALAFILQSSSGLCTSVANGTCQGALGWFAVAGLALYIAFFSPGMGTVPWAVNSEIYPEAYRGMCGGMSATVNWISNLIVAQTFLSIMGLVGTGPTFLIIAGIAVLAFIFVAMYVPETKGLSFDQVEQMWKERAWGDSGNCQSLLGAAVP
- the LOC136495906 gene encoding probable pectin methyltransferase QUA3, giving the protein MSAPPSSGLATAPPWPSPGKIAPRLDLLLPHRRRVSPAHGEVVQIDSTILETDNDTRPMIADASQPVRLAGSYRCWFVKKYCWLIYLRADRRPAAEHRRGRAPLRPPATALQQPRAHATAALGDLARRSWRSGNPASARDPELRRFSGTPPSPGSGPRARYPELRVGELPCSGWEFLRRRWSPRWLQRVKGSGSSGWQWSFLDVVWGVFLIAVVVFLALVFTLRRGDPVLTAASVARAGGSGGAVPPCAVSEVDLLPCEDPRRSSRLSREMNYYRERHCPARGEAIACLVPPPRGYRVPVPWPESLHKIWHDNMPYGKIAERKGHQGWMKHEGSHFIFPGGGTMFPDGAEQYIEKLSQYVPLKTGVVRTGLDMGCGVASLGGFLLKENIMTLSFAPRDSHKSQIQFALERGIPAFLLMLGTRRLPFPAQSFDFVHCSRCLIPFTAYKLQLCNAKAFQA